A part of Sugiyamaella lignohabitans strain CBS 10342 chromosome D, complete sequence genomic DNA contains:
- the SSE2 gene encoding adenyl-nucleotide exchange factor SSE2 (Member of the heat shock protein 70 (HSP70) family; may be involved in protein folding; localized to the cytoplasm; SSE2 has a paralog, SSE1, that arose from the whole genome duplication; GO_component: GO:0005737 - cytoplasm [Evidence IDA] [PMID 14562095]; GO_function: GO:0005524 - ATP binding [Evidence IEA]; GO_function: GO:0000774 - adenyl-nucleotide exchange factor activity [Evidence IDA] [PMID 16688212]; GO_function: GO:0005516 - calmodulin binding [Evidence IEA]; GO_function: GO:0000166 - nucleotide binding [Evidence IEA]; GO_process: GO:0006457 - protein folding [Evidence ISS] [PMID 8406043]; GO_process: GO:0042026 - protein refolding [Evidence IGI] [PMID 16688211]; GO_process: GO:0006950 - response to stress [Evidence IEA]) — translation MSTPFGIDFGNYSSVIGVARNRGIDVVVNEVSNRATPSLVGFGVKNRYLGEAARSNEISNLKNTVGSLKRILGRKSDDPALEIEKKFITSELVDVEGLAGVKVRFQGEQKTFNSIQLAAMYLNKLKHITTTEIKGNVSDVVIAVPVWYSEVQRRAAADAAIIAGLNPVRIVNDLTAAAVGYGVFKNSELPEDKPRNVAIVDFGHASYSVSIAAFKKGELKILATAYNRDFGGRDVDLAIANHFGKIFQEKYKIDIHSNPKAFSRVLTQAERLKKILSANTSAPFNIESLMNDIDVSASMTREELEEYIQPFLAQIPEPIERALKDAKLTPADLDSIEVIGGSSRIPSVKEKLVEVFGGKSLSFTLNQDEAVARGAAFICAIHSPTVRVRPFKFEDLNIYSVTYSWEKVEGEDVNELEVFPAGGWFPNSKVITLFRTADFDLEARYTHPETLEKGINAWIGKWAVKGVKPSENGEAVAVKVKLRQDPSGFYTVESAYTAEERTVEEEIPFEGELKEGEEAPEPQYKTVKKWFKKDDLTIVHTHTGLDDAAQAKLLEIESQLTSEDKLVADTEDRKNALEEYIYDIRGKIDDLYKDFASDDEKARLREKADAAEEWLYGDGDDATKAQYIAKYEELASIGNVIRGRYLSKIEEERQAKQAAQEAEKQRIMAEKLQAQKAAQAAAQAEAAAKAAEEAGSQDADGDVSIEN, via the coding sequence ATGAGTACACCATTTGGCATTGATTTCGGTAACTACTCGTCGGTCATCGGCGTTGCTAGAAACAGAGGTATTGACGTTGTGGTCAACGAGGTTTCGAACCGAGCCACCCCTTCGTTGGTTGGATTCGGTGTTAAGAATAGATATCTTGGAGAGGCCGCTCGAAGTAATGAAATTTCCAACTTGAAGAACACAGTTGGTTCTTTGAAGAGAATTTTGGGCCGTAAGTCGGATGATCCAGCTCTTGAGATCGAAAAGAAGTTTATTACCAGTGAATTGGTGGATGTCGAGGGTTTGGCCGGTGTCAAGGTCCGTTTCCAAGGTGAACAAAAGACATTCAACTCGATTCAATTGGCTGCTATGTACTTGAACAAGTTGAAGCACATTACCACCACTGAGATCAAGGGTAATGTCAGTGATGTTGTCATTGCTGTGCCAGTTTGGTACTCTGAGGTTCAACGtcgtgctgctgctgatgctgctatcATTGCTGGTTTGAACCCTGTTCGTATTGTCAATGATTTgaccgctgctgctgttggttaCGGTGTTTTCAAGAACTCGGAGTTGCCTGAGGATAAGCCTCGTAACGTTGCCATTGTCGACTTTGGTCACGCTTCATACAGTGTTTCTATTGCCGCATTCAAGAAGGGTGAATTGAAGATTCTTGCTACTGCTTATAACAGAGACTTTGGTGGCCGTGATGTGGATTTGGCCATTGCCAACCACTTTGGCAAGATCTTCCAAGAAAAGTACAAGATTGATATCCACAGCAATCCCAAGGCTTTCTCAAGAGTCTTGACTCAAGCTGAGCGTCTTAAGAAGATCTTGTCTGCCAACACATCAGCTCCTTTCAACATCGAGTCTCTTATGAACGATATCGATGTTTCTGCCAGTATGACTCGTGAGGAGTTGGAGGAGTACATTCAACCATTCTTGGCCCAAATCCCCGAGCCTATCGAGAGAGCTTTGAAGGATGCCAAGTTGACTCCTGCCGATTTGGACTCTATTGAGGTCATCGGTGGTTCTTCTCGTATCCCCTCTGTTAAAGAGAAACTTGTTGAAGTTTTCGGCGGCAAGTCTCTTTCCTTCACTCTTAACCAAGACGAAGCTGTTGCTCGTGGTGCTGCTTTCATCTGTGCCATCCACTCTCCTACTGTTCGTGTCCGTCCTTTCAAGTTCGAGGACCTTAATATCTACTCTGTCACTTACTCTTGGGAGAAGGTCGAGGGTGAGGATGTCAACGAGCTCGAAGTTTTCCCTGCTGGAGGCTGGTTCCCCAACTCAAAGGTCATTACTCTTTTCAGAACTGCTGATTTCGACCTCGAGGCCCGTTATACTCACCCCGAGACCCTTGAGAAGGGTATCAATGCTTGGATCGGTAAGTGGGCTGTTAAGGGAGTCAAGCCCAGTGAGAATGGTGAAGCTGTTGCCGTCAAGGTTAAGCTTAGACAAGATCCTTCTGGATTCTATACTGTTGAATCTGCTTACACTGCTGAAGAGCGTACTGTTGAGGAGGAGATTCCTTTTGAGGGTGAGCTCAAGGAGGGTGAGGAGGCCCCTGAACCTCAATACAAGACTGTTAAGAAGTGGTTCAAGAAGGACGATCTTACCATTGTCCACACTCACACCGGTCTTGACGATGCTGCTCAAGCCAAGCTTTTAGAAATCGAGAGCCAATTGACCTCTGAAGACAAGCTCGTTGCTGATACTGAGGACCGCAAGAACGCTCTTGAGGAGTATATTTATGATATCAGAGGCAAGATCGATGATCTTTACAAGGACTTTGCCAGCGATGATGAAAAGGCCAGACTTCGTGAAAAGGCCGATGCCGCTGAGGAGTGGTTGTATGGTGATGGTGACGATGCCACCAAGGCTCAATACATTGCCAAGTACGAGGAGCTCGCTTCTATTGGTAATGTCATCCGTGGCAGATACCTCAGCAAGATCGAGGAGGAGAGACAAGCCAAGCAAGCTGCTCAAGAGGCTGAGAAGCAAAGAATCATGGCCGAGAAGCTGCAAGCTCAAAAGGCTGctcaagctgctgctcaagccgaggctgctgccaaggctgctgaagaggccGGCTCTCAAGACGCTGACGGTGATGTCTCAATCGAAAACTAA
- the NPL4 gene encoding Npl4p (Substrate-recruiting cofactor of the Cdc48p-Npl4p-Ufd1p segregase; assists Cdc48p in the dislocation of misfolded, polyubiquitinated ERAD substrates that are subsequently delivered to the proteasome for degradation; also involved in the regulated destruction of resident ER membrane proteins, such as HMG-CoA reductase (Hmg1/2p) and cytoplasmic proteins (Fbp1p); role in mobilizing membrane bound transcription factors by regulated ubiquitin/proteasome-dependent processing (RUP); GO_component: GO:0034098 - Cdc48p-Npl4p-Ufd1p AAA ATPase complex [Evidence IDA] [PMID 11598205]; GO_component: GO:0034098 - Cdc48p-Npl4p-Ufd1p AAA ATPase complex [Evidence IDA] [PMID 11733065]; GO_component: GO:0036266 - Cdc48p-Npl4p-Vms1p AAA ATPase complex [Evidence IDA] [PMID 21070972]; GO_component: GO:0000837 - Doa10p ubiquitin ligase complex [Evidence IDA] [PMID 16873066]; GO_component: GO:0000839 - Hrd1p ubiquitin ligase ERAD-L complex [Evidence IDA] [PMID 16873065]; GO_component: GO:0000839 - Hrd1p ubiquitin ligase ERAD-L complex [Evidence IDA] [PMID 16873066]; GO_component: GO:1990112 - RQC complex [Evidence IDA] [PMID 23178123]; GO_component: GO:0005737 - cytoplasm [Evidence IEA]; GO_component: GO:0005737 - cytoplasm [Evidence IDA] [PMID 22842922]; GO_component: GO:0005783 - endoplasmic reticulum [Evidence IEA]; GO_component: GO:0005789 - endoplasmic reticulum membrane [Evidence IEA]; GO_component: GO:0016021 - integral component of membrane [Evidence ISM] [PMID 12192589]; GO_component: GO:0016020 - membrane [Evidence IEA]; GO_component: GO:0031965 - nuclear membrane [Evidence IEA]; GO_component: GO:0042175 - nuclear outer membrane-endoplasmic reticulum membrane network [Evidence IDA] [PMID 11598205]; GO_component: GO:0005634 - nucleus [Evidence IEA]; GO_component: GO:0005634 - nucleus [Evidence IDA] [PMID 22842922]; GO_component: GO:0048471 - perinuclear region of cytoplasm [Evidence IEA]; GO_function: GO:0003674 - molecular_function [Evidence ND]; GO_process: GO:0071712 - ER-associated misfolded protein catabolic process [Evidence IMP] [PMID 11740563]; GO_process: GO:0071712 - ER-associated misfolded protein catabolic process [Evidence IMP] [PMID 11813000]; GO_process: GO:0030433 - ER-associated ubiquitin-dependent protein catabolic process [Evidence IMP] [PMID 11739805]; GO_process: GO:0071629 - cytoplasm-associated proteasomal ubiquitin-dependent protein catabolic process [Evidence IMP] [PMID 18812321]; GO_process: GO:0051028 - mRNA transport [Evidence IEA]; GO_process: GO:0072671 - mitochondria-associated ubiquitin-dependent protein catabolic process [Evidence IMP] [PMID 21070972]; GO_process: GO:0051228 - mitotic spindle disassembly [Evidence IMP] [PMID 14636562]; GO_process: GO:0070651 - nonfunctional rRNA decay [Evidence IMP] [PMID 22505030]; GO_process: GO:1900182 - positive regulation of protein localization to nucleus [Evidence IMP] [PMID 11598205]; GO_process: GO:1900182 - positive regulation of protein localization to nucleus [Evidence IMP] [PMID 11733065]; GO_process: GO:0043161 - proteasome-mediated ubiquitin-dependent protein catabolic process [Evidence IMP] [PMID 20206597]; GO_process: GO:0015031 - protein transport [Evidence IEA]; GO_process: GO:0030970 - retrograde protein transport, ER to cytosol [Evidence IMP] [PMID 11740563]; GO_process: GO:1990116 - ribosome-associated ubiquitin-dependent protein catabolic process [Evidence IMP] [PMID 23358411]; GO_process: GO:0006810 - transport [Evidence IEA]), with amino-acid sequence MCRHGDKGMCDYCMPLEPFDSGYQQEKNIKHLSYHAYLRKLNADSNKSSIANGHGGTKGTRSGVAGSSSSYMSPLSEPFFGVAKNCPSGHPPWPQGICSKCQPSAITLQQQQFRMVDHVEFADSSIVNSFIESWRLTGAQRIGYLYGRYVPYEVVPLGIKAVVEAIYEPPQSDEIDGVSLTLPWNEESLVDRVAAGLSADNSTSASGSTTGSTTGSASGSQSGSGQHTLGLQKIGVIYTDLLDAGKGDGSVVCKRHVDSYFLSSLEIAFAADLQNQHPNPSRWSDTGNFSSKFVTCVITGNSKGEIDISSYQVSTNAEAMRKADLIEPSANPSVMRIKEPTKTRYVPEIFYKRVNEYKLTVSENAKPAFPVEYLLVTLTHGFPDSPKPLLTSPTPFPIENRQHVGVLQDFRAIANHLNLKTGTSINNQTELSSDMSRISDFHLLVYLVGLGILSSDEEKLLLRAAASHSPDDGYLLTQTPGWQTLLTITRESV; translated from the coding sequence ATGTGCCGTCATGGCGACAAGGGCATGTGTGATTATTGTATGCCCCTCGAGCCATTTGATTCGGGATATCAGCAGgagaaaaatatcaagcaTTTATCATATCACGCATATTTGAGAAAACTTAATGCCGATTCAAATAAGTCGTCTATTGCTAATGGCCATGGAGGCACTAAAGGCACTAGGTCGGGCGTAGCAGGATCCAGCTCGTCATATATGTCACCTTTATCAGAACCATTTTTTGGAGTAGCCAAGAATTGTCCTTCTGGACATCCTCCATGGCCTCAAGGAATCTGCTCGAAATGCCAACCGTCTGCTATAACTctgcaacagcaacagttTAGAATGGTGGACCATGTGGAGTTTGCTGATTCGTCTATTGTAAATTCATTTATAGAGAGCTGGAGACTGACAGGTGCTCAGAGAATCGGCTATTTATATGGTCGATATGTCCCATATGAGGTAGTTCCGCTTGGAATCAAAGCGGTTGTAGAAGCTATTTACGAACCTCCTCAAAGCGATGAGATTGACGGTGTATCACTGACCTTGCCATGGAACGAAGAATCGCTCGTAGACAgagttgctgctggattaTCGGCGGATAACAGTACATCGGCATCTGGCTCGACAACTGGTTCGACAACTGGCTCGGCATCTGGCTCGCAGTCTGGCTCAGGACAACATACCTTAGGTTTGCAGAAAATTGGTGTTATTTATACAGACTTGCTTGATGCTGGAAAAGGAGACGGGTCTGTAGTCTGTAAACGACACGTTGATTCGTATTTCTTGTCGTCTCTGGAAATCGCATTTGCTGCTGACCTGCAAAACCAGCATCCCAACCCTTCACGATGGAGTGACACTGGCAATTTCTCGTCCAAATTTGTTACATGTGTTATTACTGGTAACAGTAAAGGAGAAATCGATATTTCCAGTTACCAAGTGTCGACTAATGCTGAAGCAATGCGAAAGGCCGATCTGATTGAACCGTCTGCTAACCCCTCGGTGATGCGGATCAAGGAACCCACTAAAACCCGCTACGTGCCAGAAATCTTTTATAAACGAGTCAACGAGTATAAACTGACTGTTTCCGAAAATGCCAAACCGGCGTTCCCTGTTGAATACCTTTTAGTGACACTGACCCACGGATTCCCCGACTCGCCCAAACCGCTGCTGACATCACCAACTCCATTCCCCATTGAAAATAGACAACATGTGGGAGTTCTCCAGGACTTCCGTGCCATTGCCAACCATCTGAACCTCAAAACAGGAACATCTATCAACAATCAAACCGAACTATCTAGCGACATGAGCCGGATCTCGGACTTCCACCTGCTAGTCTACCTCGTAGGTCTCGGCATCCTCAGTTCCGACGAAGAAAAACTCCTTCTCCGAGCAGCCGCCAGCCACAGCCCCGACGACGGCTACCTCCTCACTCAAACACCCGGCTGGCAGACCCTGCTCACCATCACCCGCGAGTCTGTCTAA
- the bdc1 gene encoding bromodomain containing protein 1, Bdc1, with protein sequence MSTSLLNLLFAQTIYGQILRDREEERLAQANGDAKSRSSSSSPAPQSGTATGKPNQFVKLSQDLRSHPLNTNFNLTPQACQALYNALLPSNPPRPTVEMLQPLLAKLYESYKRDMTLSIQKSEQDYQTKLKEMELIASGKWDNELLKEAERDKSQQQQQQQQQQQQQQLRLQKQLEIQQKQEQERKAQLQAQAQAAKPLASTDNKHDSVAESDAESESGSEEESDQEPEASTPKPSNSVSDGKSVATSTAVDNKSKHPDEDEEAGEDEEEEEEEEEEGEEENEKEGADVEEGEEEELEEEDTTLKSSLKGPSDEVDEGTVKQETQEKADKPDASVKTETGDNNEGEEKEDEDEDVEMADLEADADADAEESEVPAKDNVKKEHATDKEDTQEVEDEEEEVEEGDEEEEPETVEQEAKSAPPQKPVEDDEEAEEEAEEAEDADEEEAEEAEDETEVPDETRRTTRQSRRNKQEPATTTTSSSKRKRTPSPSPARPSRRFQTLVNPLISDIMSNKSASFFSHPVNPNDAPAYYDLIYSPTDLRTIKSMVKEGKIRDTAELERELEKMFANAVMYNGWDSDISMWAREMQHDTETMLALFRSAERRGRARSNSATPSGADDEPSNTNSAKRRKK encoded by the coding sequence ATGTCGACTTCTTTACTCAACCTGCTGTTTGCCCAGACGATATATGGGCAAATATTGCGTGATAGAGAGGAGGAGAGGCTGGCTCAGGCAAATGGCGACGCGAAATCTCGgtcctcatcgtcgtctCCCGCACCTCAATCTGGTACTGCGACTGGAAAACCAAACCAGTTTGTGAAGTTGTCTCAGGATTTACGGTCACATCCACTGAATACAAATTTCAATCTAACTCCACAAGCGTGTCAAGCTTTATACAATGCATTACTTCCTTCTAATCCGCCTAGACCGACGGTTGAGATGTTGCAACCGTTGTTGGCGAAGCTGTATGAATCCTACAAACGAGATATGACTTTGTCGATACAAAAGAGTGAACAAGATTATCAAACCAAGCTGAAAGAGATGGAACTTATAGCAAGTGGGAAATGGGATAATGAACTACTTAAAGAAGCTGAACGAGATAAAtcccagcagcaacagcaacagcaacagcagcagcaacaacaacagttgCGACTTCAAAAGCAACTAGAAATTCAACAaaagcaagagcaagagaGAAAAGCACAGCtacaagcacaagcacaggCTGCCAAACCACTGGCTTCTACAGACAACAAGCATGATTCAGTTGCTGAAAGCGATGCTGAAAGCGAGAGTGGtagtgaagaagaaagcgATCAAGAACCTGAGGCGTCGACGCCCAAACCATCTAATAGCGTTTCTGATGGAAAATCAGTTGCAACTTCgactgctgttgacaaTAAAAGCAAACATcctgatgaggatgaagaggctggagaagatgaagaggaggaagaagaggaggaagaagagggtGAAGAGGAGAACGAAAAAGAGGGTGCTGATGTAGAAGAaggtgaagaggaagaattagaagaagaagacaccACTCTTAAGAGTTCACTGAAGGGACCGTCAGACGAGGTTGATGAGGGTACAGTTAAACAAGAGACTCAAGAAAAAGCCGATAAACCAGATGCATCAGTCAAAACAGAAACGGGAGACAATAACgaaggagaagagaaagaagacgaggatgaagatgttgaaATGGCGGATCTTGAGGCAGATGCCGAcgctgatgctgaagagtCAGAGGTTCCAGCCAAAGACAATGTTAAAAAAGAGCATGCTACAGATAAAGAAGACACTCAAGAggttgaagatgaagaagaagaagtagaagaaggagatgaagaggaggaacCAGAAACTGTAGAACAGGAAGCTAAATCTGCTCCTCCTCAAAAGCCGGTagaggatgatgaagaagcagaagaagaggcagaagaagccgaGGACgcagacgaagaagaagcagaagaagcagaagacgaAACTGAAGTACCTGATGAGACACGTCGTACCACACGGCAATCCCGTCGTAATAAACAAGAGCCTGCTACAACTACTACCTCCTCATCGAAACGAAAACGAACGCCATCGCCTTCACCTGCTCGACCTTCCAGACGATTCCAGACATTAGTAAACCCATTAATTTCAGATATCATGTCGAACAAATCAGCTTCATTCTTCTCACACCCTGTGAACCCCAACGATGCCCCTGCATACTACGACCTAATCTACTCTCCGACAGACCTTCGAACCATCAAATCCATGGTCAAAGAAGGCAAAATCCGTGACACAGCTGAACTCGAACGCGAACTCGAGAAAATGTTTGCCAATGCTGTCATGTATAACGGCTGGGACTCTGATATCTCCATGTGGGCCCGAGAAATGCAGCATGATACCGAGACCATGCTCGCCCTTTTCCGCAGCGCCGAACGTCGAGGACGTGCTCGTAGCAACAGTGCCACCCCCAGCGGTGCCGACGACGAACCTTCCAACACCAACTCTGCCAAACGTCGCAAAAAATAA
- the SEC66 gene encoding Sec63 complex subunit SEC66 translates to MKAAILKWAAEDIRQMIRMNDSKQYLTVLHQRGSVGDDIWKRFTMSEKFLQLELEDIRREAEAIHPNWTQQLFQTASEIAQNEGLRKRINEFPAQQQEYRQAFEALRENSIKELTSEKN, encoded by the coding sequence ATGAAAGCGGCCATTTTGAAATGGGCAGCCGAGGACATTCGACAGATGATCCGAATGAACGACTCGAAACAGTACTTAACGGTGCTGCACCAACGGGGTTCGGTCGGTGACGATATCTGGAAACGATTCACCATGTCCGAGAAGTTCTTACAACTGGAACTCGAAGATATCCGACGAGAAGCCGAGGCCATCCACCCCAACTGGACCCAGCAACTATTCCAAACGGCCAGCGAAATCGCCCAAAACGAGGGTCTCCGTAAACGCATCAACGAGTTCCCGGCCCAGCAACAGGAGTACCGCCAGGCCTTTGAGGCTCTCCGCGAAAACAGCATCAAAGAACTGACCTCCGAAAAGAACTAG